The following proteins are co-located in the Manihot esculenta cultivar AM560-2 chromosome 9, M.esculenta_v8, whole genome shotgun sequence genome:
- the LOC110623611 gene encoding UPF0098 protein CPn_0877/CP_0992/CPj0877/CpB0906, translated as MADEFRLVSPAIDHEGRLPRKYTDEGQGARRNLSPPLEWYNVPEGTKSLALVVQDIDAPDPDGPIVPWTCWVVVNIPPTLKNLPEGFSGKEEETGGDYAGIKEGNNDYKVPGWRGPKLPSHGHRFEFKLFALDEEMNLGKKVTKEKLLEAVEGHVLGEAVLMCKF; from the exons ATGGCGGATGAGTTCAGGTTGGTGTCCCCTGCAATAGACCATGAAGGAAGGTTACCAAGGAAGTACACAGACGAGGGTCAAGGAGCACGCAGGAATCTATCTCCGCCTCTGGAGTGGTATAATGTGCCAGAAGGAACCAAGAGCCTGGCCCTGGTGGTGCAAGACATAGATGCACCTGACCCAGATGGTCCAATCGTTCCCTGGACCTGCTGGGTCGTGGTTAATATACCCCCTACGTTAAAGAATCTGCCTGAGGGTTTCTCGGGGAAAGAAGAGGAAACTGGGGGTGATTATGCAGGGATCAAGGAAGGCAACAATGATTATAAGGTTCCAGGGTGGCGTGGACCCAAGCTTCCTAGTCATGGACATAGGTTCGAGTTCAAGCTCTTTGCTTTGGATGAGGAAATGAATCTTGGAAAGAAG GTTACGAAAGAGAAGCTGTTGGAGGCAGTTGAGGGGCATGTTCTGGGAGAAGCAGTCCTCATGTGCAAGTTTTGA